The following are from one region of the Actinomyces sp. oral taxon 897 genome:
- a CDS encoding Ppx/GppA phosphatase family protein, with product MTRVAAIDCGTNTIRLLVADLVHTGQAVTLSDVTRSGRIVRLGVGVDRTGYLDQAALERTLEATADFARVVGELGAERVRFIATSATRDARNREDFTAGVRRVLGVEPEVVSGQEEAELAYLGSLVGAAPAPAGSARLVVDLGGGSTELVLGRRRPEALHSMQTGSVRITERYLAGGVTPQAEAAARADVRARIQEAGGDVDLGATGALVGLAGTITTVTAHALGLDAFDASAIAAARLDVEAVLASCDALVHSTPAQREAMGFLAPGRRDVIAAGALVWSEVVARVVADTARTDHPVTVVSTSVHDILDGIALSQI from the coding sequence ATGACCCGCGTCGCTGCCATTGACTGCGGTACCAACACGATCCGGCTGCTGGTCGCCGACCTCGTCCACACCGGGCAGGCCGTGACCCTGAGCGACGTCACCCGCAGCGGGCGGATCGTCCGGCTCGGGGTGGGCGTGGACCGCACCGGGTACCTGGACCAGGCCGCCCTGGAGCGCACCCTGGAGGCCACGGCGGACTTCGCCCGGGTGGTGGGGGAGCTGGGGGCGGAGCGCGTGCGCTTTATCGCCACGTCCGCCACCCGCGACGCGCGCAACCGGGAGGACTTCACCGCCGGGGTGCGCCGGGTCCTGGGGGTGGAGCCCGAGGTCGTCAGCGGTCAGGAGGAGGCCGAGCTCGCCTACCTCGGCTCCCTGGTGGGTGCCGCCCCCGCCCCCGCCGGCTCCGCGCGCCTCGTGGTGGACCTGGGGGGCGGCTCCACCGAGCTCGTCCTGGGCCGCCGACGCCCCGAGGCCCTCCACTCCATGCAGACCGGCTCGGTGAGGATCACGGAGCGCTACCTGGCCGGGGGCGTCACCCCCCAGGCGGAGGCGGCCGCCCGAGCCGACGTGCGCGCCCGCATCCAGGAGGCGGGCGGGGACGTCGACCTGGGGGCCACCGGGGCCCTGGTGGGCCTGGCCGGCACCATTACCACGGTCACCGCCCACGCCCTGGGCCTGGACGCCTTTGACGCGAGCGCCATCGCCGCCGCCCGCCTGGACGTGGAGGCGGTCCTGGCCTCCTGCGACGCCCTGGTGCACTCCACGCCCGCCCAGCGTGAGGCCATGGGCTTCCTCGCCCCCGGGCGCCGTGACGTCATTGCCGCCGGGGCCCTGGTGTGGAGCGAGGTCGTGGCACGGGTGGTGGCCGACACCGCCCGCACCGACCACCCGGTGACGGTGGTCTCCACCTCCGTCCACGACATCCTTGACGGTATCGCCCTGTCACAGATCTAA
- a CDS encoding PIG-L deacetylase family protein, producing the protein MKRLVISPHMDDESMGCGGLLAKYGPECLVLNVAGSGQVREREHAAAMEILGVTNVRNLDYPDGYVHDHMARLVADVDAVMAEHHPEEVYLPYPSLHQDHIAAYEAGMRSCRMSMSHLHWYPPMVYVYDVAVYDLSLYPTDLRWNVFEELTAAQAEAKERACQCYVSETPEGPHPLTSIKQIAAAVGRTHQMDYAEQYALVREIRR; encoded by the coding sequence ATGAAGCGTCTTGTGATATCCCCGCACATGGATGACGAGTCCATGGGCTGCGGCGGCCTCCTGGCCAAGTACGGCCCGGAGTGCCTGGTCCTCAATGTGGCGGGCTCGGGCCAGGTGCGTGAACGTGAGCACGCCGCCGCCATGGAGATCCTGGGCGTGACCAACGTGCGTAACCTGGACTACCCCGACGGCTACGTCCACGACCACATGGCGCGGCTGGTGGCCGACGTCGACGCCGTCATGGCCGAGCACCACCCCGAGGAGGTCTACCTTCCCTACCCCTCCCTGCACCAGGACCACATCGCCGCCTACGAGGCCGGGATGCGCTCCTGCCGCATGTCCATGAGCCACCTGCACTGGTACCCGCCCATGGTCTACGTCTACGACGTCGCCGTCTACGACCTCTCCCTCTACCCCACCGACCTGCGCTGGAACGTGTTCGAGGAGCTCACCGCCGCCCAGGCCGAGGCCAAGGAGCGGGCCTGCCAGTGCTACGTCTCCGAGACCCCGGAGGGCCCCCACCCCCTGACCTCCATTAAGCAGATCGCCGCCGCGGTGGGCCGCACCCACCAGATGGACTACGCCGAGCAGTACGCCCTCGTCAGGGAGATCCGCCGATGA
- a CDS encoding universal stress protein produces the protein MTDDKVVLVGVDGSPESFGAVDWAVARAALKGWRVHLLCAYSLPSFTTASLDGGYAVLDDTAIRSGAQAVLDEAVARARDKDVRVTSSLETGDPAGVLVDLSKQSVLTVVGTRGGGGFADRLLGTVSSALPAHSHCPTVVVPRHTEGAEFTPVRRIVVGVDGSSSARKALAWAVEEAEAWDAEATAIAAVPMATGAGVLAWLPATVDREQVLADVRSGLDRAIAEALDGHPGVTVRRHALDGNAAELLAEFSTAVDLVVVGSRGRGGFSGLLLGSTSQGVLSHASCPVLVVPDRSKGEERARRTSTPWGRA, from the coding sequence ATGACAGACGACAAGGTGGTCCTCGTCGGGGTTGACGGGTCACCGGAGTCCTTCGGGGCCGTGGACTGGGCCGTGGCCCGGGCCGCACTCAAGGGGTGGCGGGTCCACCTCCTATGCGCCTACTCCCTGCCCTCGTTCACCACGGCCTCCCTGGACGGCGGCTACGCCGTCCTGGACGACACCGCCATCCGCTCCGGCGCCCAGGCGGTGCTCGACGAGGCCGTGGCCCGGGCCCGGGACAAGGACGTGCGGGTGACCAGCTCCCTGGAGACCGGGGACCCGGCCGGGGTCCTGGTGGACCTGTCCAAGCAGTCCGTCCTGACCGTCGTGGGCACCCGAGGCGGCGGGGGCTTCGCCGACCGGCTGCTGGGCACCGTCTCCTCCGCCCTGCCCGCCCACTCCCACTGCCCCACCGTGGTGGTGCCCCGGCACACCGAGGGGGCTGAGTTCACCCCGGTACGACGCATTGTGGTGGGCGTGGACGGCTCCTCCTCCGCCCGCAAGGCCCTGGCCTGGGCCGTGGAGGAGGCAGAGGCCTGGGACGCCGAGGCCACCGCCATCGCCGCCGTCCCCATGGCCACCGGGGCGGGGGTGCTGGCCTGGCTGCCAGCCACCGTGGACCGCGAGCAGGTCCTGGCCGACGTGCGCAGCGGCCTGGACCGGGCGATCGCCGAGGCCCTGGACGGCCACCCCGGGGTCACCGTGCGGCGCCACGCCCTGGACGGCAACGCCGCCGAGCTCCTGGCGGAGTTCTCCACCGCCGTGGACCTGGTGGTGGTGGGCTCACGCGGGCGGGGCGGGTTCTCCGGCCTCCTGCTGGGCTCCACCAGCCAGGGTGTCCTGTCTCACGCCTCCTGCCCGGTGCTGGTCGTTCCCGACCGTTCCAAGGGTGAGGAGCGGGCACGGCGCACGTCCACGCCGTGGGGGCGCGCCTGA
- a CDS encoding glycosyltransferase family 2 protein — translation MPEPQEVPALTPSASVIVPSYRGEARLPVLLGGLAQQDTTDFEVVVVIDGEVDASAAVLAGLGESTGLDLDVIVFPRNRGRVAALNAGHAAARGEVLIRCDDDLLPAPDFVSGHVARHAHHGPRGVVALANDVMPDSPYARAYGVRSMDHLIASAYAGDIEPWRLWSANCSLTRGTWEQVGEYSQEYAHYGMEDTDYGYRLHQAGIPLVIAPELQVAHLGAPTSTHDRVMRAFHSGASRRTFEARHGSALSLPSAGTGPWGRLVDGLSRAGDEPRYERATRAVDRLLPYVPRYVAEKLVALCVESASLAGYRHAQDVTASF, via the coding sequence ATGCCCGAGCCCCAGGAGGTCCCCGCCTTGACACCGAGCGCGTCCGTCATCGTCCCCAGCTACCGGGGCGAGGCCAGGCTACCGGTCCTGCTGGGCGGGCTCGCGCAGCAGGACACCACGGACTTCGAGGTCGTCGTCGTCATCGACGGCGAGGTCGACGCCTCGGCCGCCGTCCTGGCCGGCCTGGGGGAGTCCACCGGACTGGACCTGGACGTCATCGTCTTCCCCCGCAACCGGGGGCGCGTGGCCGCCCTCAACGCGGGGCACGCCGCCGCCCGCGGGGAGGTCCTCATACGCTGCGACGACGACCTGCTGCCCGCGCCCGACTTCGTCAGCGGGCACGTGGCCCGCCACGCCCACCACGGGCCGCGCGGCGTGGTCGCCCTGGCCAACGACGTCATGCCCGACTCCCCCTACGCGCGCGCCTACGGGGTGCGGTCCATGGACCACCTCATCGCCTCGGCCTACGCGGGGGACATTGAGCCCTGGCGCCTGTGGTCGGCCAACTGCTCCCTGACCCGGGGCACCTGGGAGCAGGTGGGGGAGTACTCCCAGGAGTACGCCCACTACGGCATGGAGGACACCGACTACGGCTACCGGCTCCACCAGGCCGGGATCCCGCTGGTCATCGCCCCCGAGCTGCAGGTGGCCCACCTGGGCGCCCCGACGTCCACCCACGACCGGGTCATGCGCGCCTTCCACTCCGGGGCCTCCCGGCGCACCTTCGAGGCCCGGCACGGCTCGGCCCTGTCACTCCCGTCGGCGGGCACGGGCCCCTGGGGGCGCCTGGTGGACGGGCTCTCCCGGGCCGGGGACGAGCCCCGCTACGAGCGGGCCACCCGTGCCGTGGACCGCCTCCTGCCCTACGTGCCCCGGTACGTGGCCGAGAAGCTCGTGGCCCTGTGCGTGGAGTCCGCCTCCCTGGCCGGCTACCGGCACGCCCAGGACGTCACCGCCAGCTTCTAG
- the eno gene encoding phosphopyruvate hydratase produces MALIETVHAREILDSRGNPTLEVEILLEDGTSARAAVPSGASTGAFEAVELRDGDKGRYDGKGVEKAVDNVNDIIAPEVIGFDASDQRGLDRLMIDLDGTPNKGKLGANAILGVSLAAAKASAESAGLELFQYIGGPNAHVLPVPMMNIMNGGAHADSDVDIQEFMIAPIGAPTFREALRWGAEVYHSLKKVVKERGLSTGLGDEGGFAPNLDSNREALELIVEAIEKAGYKPGHDVALAMDVASSEFFDNETKTYLFEGEARDNDYMVAYYEQLIRDFPIVSIEDPLSEDEWEHWKRLTEEIGDRVQIVGDDFFVTNPERLAKGIAMSAANALLVKVNQIGSLTETLEAVEMAHRAGYKTMTSHRSGETEDVTIADLAVATNSGQIKTGAPARGERVNKYNQLLRIEEALGDDAVYAGAKAFPRFKA; encoded by the coding sequence GTGGCCCTCATCGAGACAGTTCACGCCCGCGAGATCCTGGACTCCCGTGGCAACCCGACCCTTGAGGTCGAGATCCTCCTGGAGGACGGCACCAGTGCCCGTGCCGCCGTCCCCTCCGGTGCCTCCACCGGTGCCTTCGAGGCCGTCGAGCTGCGCGACGGCGACAAGGGCCGTTACGACGGCAAGGGCGTGGAGAAGGCCGTTGACAACGTCAACGACATTATCGCCCCCGAGGTCATCGGCTTCGACGCCTCCGACCAGCGCGGCCTCGACCGCCTCATGATCGACCTCGACGGCACCCCCAACAAGGGCAAGCTGGGCGCCAACGCCATCCTGGGCGTCTCCCTGGCCGCCGCCAAGGCCTCCGCCGAGTCCGCCGGCCTGGAGCTCTTCCAGTACATCGGCGGCCCTAACGCCCACGTCCTGCCCGTGCCCATGATGAACATCATGAACGGCGGTGCCCACGCCGACTCCGACGTGGACATCCAGGAGTTCATGATCGCCCCCATCGGCGCCCCCACCTTCCGTGAGGCCCTGCGCTGGGGCGCCGAGGTCTACCACTCCCTCAAGAAGGTCGTCAAGGAGCGGGGCCTGTCCACCGGCCTGGGCGACGAGGGCGGCTTCGCCCCCAACCTCGACTCCAACCGCGAGGCCCTGGAGCTCATTGTCGAGGCGATCGAGAAGGCCGGCTACAAGCCCGGCCACGACGTCGCCCTGGCCATGGACGTGGCCTCCAGCGAGTTCTTCGACAACGAGACCAAGACCTACCTGTTCGAGGGCGAGGCCCGCGACAACGACTACATGGTCGCCTACTACGAGCAGCTCATCAGGGACTTCCCGATCGTCTCCATCGAGGACCCGCTCTCCGAGGACGAGTGGGAGCACTGGAAGCGCCTGACCGAGGAGATCGGCGACAGGGTCCAGATCGTCGGTGACGACTTCTTCGTGACCAACCCCGAGCGCCTCGCCAAGGGCATCGCCATGAGCGCCGCCAACGCCCTGCTGGTCAAGGTCAACCAGATCGGCTCCCTGACCGAGACCCTGGAGGCCGTGGAGATGGCCCACCGCGCCGGCTACAAGACCATGACCTCCCACCGCTCCGGCGAGACCGAGGACGTCACCATCGCCGACCTGGCCGTGGCCACCAACTCCGGCCAGATCAAGACCGGCGCCCCCGCCCGCGGCGAGCGCGTCAACAAGTACAACCAGCTCCTGCGCATCGAGGAGGCCCTGGGCGACGACGCCGTCTACGCCGGCGCCAAGGCCTTCCCCCGCTTCAAGGCCTGA
- a CDS encoding metal-dependent transcriptional regulator → MSELIDTTEMYLKAVYELEEDGITPLRARIVERLDHSGPTVSQTVSRMERDGLIHVAEDRSLKLTYEGRRHATEVIRKHRLAERVLLDIIGLDRRLIHDEACRWEHVMSEKVEDHLFALLGEIESDPFGNPVPPSGIVYPSPAPDEICAESLAGDIDEVIDAVVARVGEPVQASHQLLVDMEDAGIVPKAQVQVMAVYRGVRVEGPGGDAVVLPRDLARHLFLRR, encoded by the coding sequence GTGAGTGAACTCATTGACACCACCGAAATGTACCTGAAGGCCGTCTACGAGCTGGAGGAGGACGGGATTACGCCGTTGCGCGCCCGCATAGTCGAGCGCCTGGACCACTCCGGTCCCACGGTCTCCCAGACGGTGTCCCGTATGGAGCGCGACGGCCTCATCCACGTCGCCGAGGACCGCTCCCTGAAGCTGACCTACGAGGGGCGGCGCCACGCCACGGAGGTGATTCGCAAGCACCGGCTTGCGGAAAGGGTGCTCCTGGACATTATCGGACTGGACCGCCGGCTCATCCACGACGAGGCCTGTCGCTGGGAGCACGTCATGAGCGAGAAGGTCGAGGACCACCTGTTCGCCCTCCTGGGGGAGATCGAGTCCGACCCCTTCGGCAACCCCGTGCCCCCGTCCGGGATCGTCTACCCGTCCCCGGCGCCCGACGAGATCTGCGCCGAGAGCCTGGCCGGCGATATCGACGAGGTCATTGACGCCGTCGTGGCCCGGGTGGGGGAGCCGGTCCAGGCCAGCCACCAGCTCCTGGTGGACATGGAGGACGCCGGCATCGTGCCGAAGGCGCAGGTGCAGGTGATGGCGGTCTACCGGGGGGTGCGCGTGGAGGGGCCCGGGGGCGACGCCGTCGTCCTGCCCCGTGACCTGGCACGACACCTGTTTTTGAGGCGATAA
- a CDS encoding phosphoglyceromutase, whose product MAYTLVLLRHGESDWNAKNLFTGWVDVPLSDKGCAEAVHGGELLKEAGVLPEKLFTSMLRRAIMTANLSLDAADRHWIPVERSWRLNERHYGALQGKNKKEIREEYGEKQFMLWRRSYDVPPPAIELGSEFSQDTDPRYAGEPIPVTECLKDVLERLLPYWEGTIVPAIRTGQVIMIAAHGNSLRAIVKHLDDISDADIAGVNIPTGIPLVYELDEETLKPLEKGGRYLDPEAEAKIAAVANQGK is encoded by the coding sequence ATGGCATACACCCTCGTGCTGCTCCGCCACGGCGAGAGCGACTGGAACGCAAAGAACCTCTTTACCGGCTGGGTCGACGTCCCCCTGTCCGACAAGGGCTGCGCAGAGGCCGTCCACGGCGGCGAGCTGCTCAAGGAGGCAGGAGTCCTGCCCGAGAAGCTCTTCACCTCGATGCTGCGCCGGGCCATTATGACCGCCAACCTCTCCCTGGACGCCGCCGACCGGCACTGGATCCCGGTCGAGCGCAGCTGGCGCCTCAACGAGCGCCACTACGGGGCGCTCCAGGGCAAGAACAAGAAGGAGATCCGTGAGGAGTACGGGGAGAAGCAGTTCATGCTCTGGCGCCGCTCCTACGACGTACCGCCGCCGGCCATCGAGCTGGGCAGCGAGTTCTCCCAGGACACCGACCCCCGCTACGCCGGGGAGCCCATCCCCGTCACCGAGTGCCTCAAGGACGTCCTGGAGCGCCTCCTGCCCTACTGGGAGGGCACCATCGTCCCGGCCATCAGGACCGGCCAGGTCATTATGATCGCCGCGCACGGCAACTCCCTGCGCGCCATCGTCAAGCACCTGGACGACATCTCCGACGCCGACATCGCCGGCGTCAACATCCCCACCGGCATCCCGCTGGTCTACGAGCTCGACGAGGAGACCCTCAAGCCGCTCGAGAAGGGCGGGCGCTACCTGGACCCTGAGGCCGAGGCCAAGATCGCCGCGGTGGCCAACCAGGGCAAGTGA
- a CDS encoding WbqC family protein, with translation MTTVAIHQPDLLPYSGFWYKMIHSDVFILAVHDQFQKHGYQRRVTMRGRWASHILEGKPALIPIEDVVVREGWQRHLTNVIRGRYSAARYFKTRGRELCERIEAAQGRSLDEVNTAMIEIVRDMLGITTPLVTTPPPQGHNVARLIEQVSMVDGDVYLSGSGGLAYMGPDAPQVFREHGIELTWSRHEHLTGDSVVTLLLDEEDPMPAILHEHEG, from the coding sequence ATGACCACCGTCGCCATCCACCAGCCAGACCTCCTGCCCTACTCCGGCTTCTGGTACAAGATGATCCACAGCGACGTCTTCATCCTGGCCGTGCACGACCAGTTCCAGAAGCACGGCTACCAGCGCCGGGTGACCATGCGCGGGCGCTGGGCCTCCCACATCCTGGAGGGCAAGCCCGCCCTCATCCCGATCGAGGACGTGGTGGTCCGCGAGGGCTGGCAGCGCCACCTCACCAACGTCATCCGGGGGCGGTACTCGGCCGCGCGCTACTTTAAGACCCGCGGGCGCGAGCTGTGCGAGCGCATTGAGGCCGCCCAGGGCAGGAGCCTGGACGAGGTCAACACCGCCATGATCGAGATCGTGCGTGACATGCTGGGGATCACCACCCCCCTGGTCACCACGCCCCCGCCCCAGGGCCACAACGTGGCCCGCCTCATTGAGCAGGTCTCCATGGTCGACGGCGACGTCTACCTCTCCGGCTCCGGCGGCCTGGCCTACATGGGCCCGGACGCCCCCCAGGTGTTCCGTGAGCACGGTATCGAGCTGACCTGGTCCCGCCACGAGCACCTTACCGGCGACTCGGTGGTCACCCTCCTGCTGGACGAGGAGGACCCCATGCCCGCCATCCTCCACGAGCACGAGGGGTAG
- a CDS encoding DUF501 domain-containing protein — protein sequence MTPGTVGPPVPDPDSQEVTLQDLAALEEQLGRVPRGVVGVAARCVCGRPVVARTAPRLPDGSPFPTTYYLTHPAAVRGCSTLEAEHLMEEYNARLGADPSLAAAYAAAHEDYLARRAVLGRPEEIEGVSAGGMPTRVKCLHALLGHSLAVGPGVNPVGDLTLAALAARGLWEATRCYC from the coding sequence GTGACCCCCGGCACCGTGGGGCCCCCGGTCCCCGACCCGGACTCCCAGGAGGTCACCCTCCAGGACCTGGCGGCCCTGGAGGAGCAGCTCGGGCGCGTCCCGCGCGGCGTGGTGGGCGTCGCCGCCCGCTGCGTGTGCGGCCGCCCGGTGGTGGCGCGCACCGCCCCCCGCCTGCCTGACGGCTCCCCCTTCCCCACGACCTACTACCTCACCCACCCGGCGGCCGTGCGGGGCTGCTCCACCCTGGAGGCCGAGCACCTCATGGAGGAGTACAACGCCCGCCTGGGTGCCGACCCGTCCCTGGCCGCCGCCTACGCCGCGGCCCACGAGGACTACCTGGCCCGCAGGGCCGTCCTGGGCAGGCCCGAGGAGATCGAGGGGGTCAGCGCGGGCGGCATGCCCACCCGCGTCAAGTGCCTCCACGCGCTGCTGGGCCACTCCCTGGCGGTGGGGCCCGGCGTCAACCCTGTCGGTGACCTCACCCTGGCGGCGCTGGCCGCCCGGGGCCTGTGGGAGGCCACCCGCTGCTACTGCTGA
- a CDS encoding C40 family peptidase produces the protein MTTRPVARHRKAKRPMAALSGVAPTARRGLSVAAASGLALTVLAQGAAVAAGSTEVGESAGSLGAGALTTDARAAVTNNPEISVASDATWTAEGAAQATAEAPAPAPAPAVEEAAPAAETTTTAATTTTEASAPTTTPAAAEEDTTPAPAPALAAGNSSVAAIAMQYVGAAYVYGAGGPGAFDCSGLVQYVYSQIGVSLPHSSSAIRGMGTPVSAASAQPGDVMWWPGHVAIYVGDGMMVSAESEGVGVRYMPVRGGATFLRMV, from the coding sequence ATGACGACTCGACCTGTGGCCCGCCACCGCAAGGCAAAGCGACCGATGGCGGCGCTTTCCGGGGTTGCTCCGACCGCACGCCGCGGTCTGAGCGTCGCCGCCGCCTCCGGCCTGGCCCTGACCGTCCTCGCCCAGGGCGCGGCCGTGGCCGCTGGCAGCACCGAGGTCGGTGAGTCAGCCGGCTCCCTCGGTGCGGGGGCGCTGACCACGGACGCCCGTGCGGCGGTCACCAACAACCCTGAGATCTCCGTCGCCTCTGACGCGACCTGGACCGCGGAGGGGGCCGCCCAGGCCACCGCCGAGGCCCCTGCCCCTGCCCCCGCCCCCGCGGTCGAGGAGGCCGCCCCGGCGGCCGAGACGACGACTACCGCTGCCACCACCACGACCGAGGCCTCTGCCCCCACGACCACCCCGGCGGCGGCCGAGGAGGACACGACCCCTGCCCCCGCCCCCGCCCTGGCTGCCGGGAACTCCTCCGTGGCCGCCATCGCCATGCAGTACGTGGGCGCCGCCTACGTCTACGGTGCTGGCGGCCCGGGTGCCTTCGACTGCTCCGGCCTGGTCCAGTACGTGTACTCCCAGATCGGCGTCAGCCTGCCCCACTCCTCCTCGGCGATCCGCGGCATGGGGACCCCGGTCTCGGCAGCCTCCGCCCAGCCCGGCGACGTCATGTGGTGGCCCGGTCACGTGGCCATCTACGTGGGTGACGGCATGATGGTCTCCGCCGAGAGCGAGGGCGTGGGCGTGCGCTACATGCCCGTCCGCGGTGGCGCGACCTTCCTGCGGATGGTCTGA
- a CDS encoding FtsB family cell division protein: MRQRRPAPARPRSVAPRGREDAADPAPDAPRAGTPRPAARPAPGERATASPEQEPGERPGASSAARNVRLAGDGGLSRTTKTVIMGITLVFAGVVMFRTVTAYLYQRAQYDLVVSQVASAQATATALESELAQWQDDAYVKAQARERLSYVMPGETSYVVVGADSVTRPPGQGGADPQETAVPWYEVLRQSAVVAGEVTPQKPAQPSEPARQGWTTQVPVVPTADPSSSPAPSTPQPGTPDQDGSEPAAPDPQDEDRSDDGAGRAPATGAPQGQDDVP; the protein is encoded by the coding sequence ATGAGACAGCGCCGACCCGCCCCTGCCCGACCTCGGTCAGTCGCACCCCGGGGGAGGGAGGACGCCGCCGACCCCGCACCCGACGCCCCCCGGGCCGGTACGCCCCGGCCGGCGGCCCGCCCCGCCCCTGGCGAGCGGGCGACGGCGTCCCCGGAGCAGGAGCCGGGTGAGCGCCCCGGAGCATCGTCCGCCGCCCGGAACGTGCGCCTGGCCGGTGACGGGGGGCTGTCGCGTACGACCAAGACGGTGATCATGGGCATTACCCTCGTCTTCGCCGGCGTCGTCATGTTCCGCACCGTCACCGCCTACCTCTACCAGCGCGCCCAGTACGACCTGGTGGTCTCCCAGGTCGCCTCCGCCCAGGCCACCGCCACCGCCCTGGAGTCCGAGCTCGCCCAGTGGCAGGACGACGCCTATGTCAAGGCCCAGGCCCGTGAGCGCCTGTCCTACGTCATGCCGGGGGAGACGAGCTACGTCGTCGTGGGCGCCGACAGCGTGACCAGGCCCCCGGGCCAGGGCGGCGCGGACCCCCAGGAGACCGCCGTGCCCTGGTACGAGGTCCTGCGCCAGTCGGCCGTGGTCGCCGGGGAGGTCACGCCCCAGAAGCCTGCCCAGCCCTCCGAGCCGGCCCGCCAGGGGTGGACCACGCAGGTCCCGGTGGTCCCCACCGCCGACCCCAGCAGCTCACCGGCCCCCAGCACCCCCCAGCCGGGGACGCCCGACCAGGACGGCTCCGAGCCGGCCGCCCCCGACCCCCAGGACGAGGACCGGTCGGACGACGGGGCAGGGCGTGCCCCCGCCACCGGGGCCCCCCAGGGGCAGGACGACGTCCCGTGA
- a CDS encoding MFS transporter: MRTFDSLRIRNYRIWFFAALVTNTGTWMQRVAQDWLVLRILTDDSASATGMTTALQFLPALLLSAHAGLVADRLDQRRLLMVTQAFMGVVSAVLAADVLMGRAALWHVYLAAFLTGVGSAYDAPARQIFVVRMVPTDHLANAVGLNSASFNAARLLGPAAAGMVTAAVGPGLVFAVNAATFLAPTAALALMRVGELYEVARAPRAHGQVREGLSYVRHRTDLLVMIGVITVVSMFTLNYQVTMAAMVRSVFALESDAYGTVSSVFAVGSLGGALWAARRSQPQVRTVVWAALFLGASTLLMALAPGYLLFTLATVPVGLCTLTLLTAANQTIQLTAAPQVRGRVMSIYMMCLLGSTPVGSPLIGWVSDTWGPRAALLLGGVAAVTIAVVAGTWARRRGSASPARYAPDPFPTASGPRERAAHAEGDDLDPKENRP, encoded by the coding sequence ATGCGCACCTTTGACTCCCTGAGAATCCGCAACTACCGCATCTGGTTCTTCGCCGCCCTGGTGACCAACACCGGCACGTGGATGCAGCGCGTGGCCCAGGACTGGCTGGTCCTGCGCATCCTCACCGACGACTCCGCCAGCGCCACCGGCATGACCACGGCGCTGCAGTTCCTGCCCGCCCTGCTGCTGTCCGCCCACGCCGGCCTGGTCGCCGACCGCCTGGACCAGCGCAGGCTGCTCATGGTGACCCAGGCCTTCATGGGGGTGGTCTCGGCGGTCCTGGCCGCCGACGTCCTCATGGGACGGGCCGCCCTGTGGCACGTCTACCTGGCGGCCTTCCTCACCGGGGTGGGCAGCGCCTACGACGCCCCCGCCCGCCAGATCTTCGTGGTCCGCATGGTCCCGACCGACCACCTGGCCAACGCGGTGGGGCTGAACTCCGCCTCCTTCAACGCCGCCCGGCTCCTGGGGCCCGCGGCCGCCGGGATGGTGACCGCCGCCGTCGGCCCCGGCCTGGTCTTCGCCGTCAACGCCGCCACCTTCCTGGCCCCGACGGCGGCCCTGGCGCTCATGCGCGTGGGGGAGCTCTACGAGGTGGCCCGCGCCCCGCGGGCCCACGGGCAGGTGCGCGAGGGCCTGAGCTACGTACGCCACCGCACGGACCTGCTGGTCATGATCGGGGTCATTACGGTGGTCTCAATGTTCACCCTCAACTACCAGGTGACCATGGCGGCCATGGTGCGCAGCGTCTTCGCCCTGGAGTCCGACGCCTACGGCACGGTCTCCTCGGTGTTCGCCGTCGGGAGCCTGGGCGGGGCCCTGTGGGCGGCCCGGCGCAGCCAGCCGCAGGTGCGCACGGTGGTGTGGGCGGCCCTCTTCCTGGGGGCCTCCACCCTCCTCATGGCCCTGGCCCCGGGCTACCTGCTGTTCACCCTCGCCACCGTGCCGGTGGGGCTGTGCACCCTGACGCTGCTCACGGCTGCCAACCAGACCATCCAGCTCACCGCGGCGCCGCAGGTGCGCGGACGGGTGATGAGCATCTACATGATGTGCCTCCTGGGGTCCACGCCGGTGGGCTCCCCGCTCATCGGGTGGGTCTCGGACACCTGGGGTCCGCGCGCCGCCCTCCTCCTCGGCGGTGTGGCAGCCGTTACCATTGCGGTGGTCGCGGGCACGTGGGCCCGACGCCGCGGGAGCGCCTCCCCGGCTCGTTATGCCCCAGACCCGTTCCCGACCGCCAGCGGACCCCGCGAGCGTGCCGCCCACGCCGAGGGAGACGACCTCGATCCGAAGGAGAACCGGCCGTGA